A region from the Dinoroseobacter shibae DFL 12 = DSM 16493 genome encodes:
- a CDS encoding HAD-IA family hydrolase has protein sequence MSLSVIFDLDGTLADTSADLIAAANACFAARGQGAPLDPLADAATAFAGGRAMLRLGMERLGQGWSEADVDRDYPVLLEAYAGAIDVHTRLYPGAMAAVERLWGAGHKVGICTNKPAGLAETLMTRLGVRDRFAALVGADTLPVRKPDPAPLFETIARVSGDPARAVLIGDTVTDRETARAAGIPSVLVTFGPTGRAVAELAPEALLDHYDGLDAVLSGLHPGH, from the coding sequence ATGTCTCTTTCGGTGATCTTCGATCTCGACGGCACCCTGGCCGATACCAGTGCGGACCTGATCGCCGCGGCCAATGCCTGTTTCGCGGCCCGCGGGCAGGGCGCGCCCCTCGACCCGCTGGCCGATGCGGCGACGGCCTTCGCCGGCGGGCGCGCGATGCTGCGGCTGGGGATGGAGCGGCTCGGCCAGGGCTGGAGCGAGGCGGATGTGGACCGGGACTATCCCGTCCTGCTGGAAGCCTATGCCGGGGCCATCGATGTGCATACGCGGCTCTATCCCGGCGCGATGGCGGCGGTGGAGCGGTTGTGGGGCGCGGGGCACAAGGTGGGCATCTGCACCAACAAGCCCGCGGGGCTGGCCGAGACGCTGATGACCCGGCTGGGGGTGCGCGACCGGTTCGCCGCCCTGGTGGGGGCCGACACCCTGCCCGTGCGCAAGCCCGACCCCGCGCCCCTGTTCGAGACCATCGCGCGGGTGAGCGGCGATCCGGCGCGCGCGGTGCTGATCGGCGACACGGTGACCGACCGGGAAACCGCGCGCGCGGCGGGCATCCCGTCGGTTCTGGTGACCTTCGGGCCGACCGGGCGCGCGGTGGCCGAGCTGGCGCCCGAGGCGCTGCTCGATCATTACGACGGGCTGGACGCGGTGCTTTCGGGGCTCCATCCCGGCCATTGA
- a CDS encoding DegT/DnrJ/EryC1/StrS family aminotransferase encodes MSDEIFQGNFTQQEPIPEAAIAAAVAVMRSGRLHRYNLAPGELGEVGLLEQEFAAQTGARYCLAVASGGYAMGTALRALGVGPGDKVLTNAFTLAPVPGAVAAVGAVPVFLETTEELVLDLDDLEAKAAAGDARTLLLSHMRGHICDVEALGAICTRHGLTLIEDCAHTMGAAWDGTPTGRFGAFGCFSTQTYKHINSGEGGLLISDDAELMARAVMLSGSYMLYARHGAAPDPEVFERVKYDTPNVSGRMDHLRAAVLRPQLADLPRQAARWNALYRVLETALAGAEGLALPHRPGKEQFVASSFQFRLPEAAPQAIAAFVARCAARGVELKWFGAAEPVGFTSRYDSWRYAPAQTLPRTDRVLATLLDLRLPLTFSEADCAQIARILADEARRLPGAMAAE; translated from the coding sequence ATGTCCGACGAGATCTTCCAAGGCAATTTCACTCAGCAGGAGCCGATCCCGGAGGCCGCCATCGCGGCGGCGGTGGCGGTGATGCGCTCGGGCCGGTTGCACCGTTATAACCTGGCCCCCGGCGAGTTGGGCGAGGTCGGCCTGCTGGAACAGGAGTTCGCCGCGCAGACCGGGGCGCGGTATTGCCTGGCCGTGGCTTCGGGCGGCTATGCCATGGGCACGGCCCTGCGCGCGCTGGGGGTGGGCCCGGGCGACAAGGTGCTGACCAACGCCTTCACCCTGGCCCCGGTGCCGGGGGCGGTGGCGGCGGTGGGCGCGGTGCCGGTGTTTCTGGAGACGACCGAGGAGTTGGTGCTTGATCTCGACGATCTGGAGGCGAAGGCGGCGGCGGGCGACGCGCGGACCCTGCTGCTGAGCCATATGCGCGGCCATATCTGCGACGTGGAGGCGCTCGGCGCGATCTGCACCCGCCATGGCCTGACCCTGATCGAGGATTGCGCGCACACCATGGGGGCGGCCTGGGACGGGACGCCCACGGGCCGCTTCGGGGCGTTCGGCTGTTTCTCGACCCAGACCTACAAGCATATCAATTCCGGCGAGGGCGGCTTGCTGATCTCCGACGATGCGGAACTGATGGCGCGGGCGGTGATGCTGTCGGGGAGCTACATGCTCTATGCCCGTCACGGGGCCGCGCCGGATCCGGAGGTGTTCGAGCGGGTGAAATACGACACGCCAAATGTCTCGGGCCGGATGGACCATCTGCGCGCGGCGGTCCTGCGGCCGCAACTGGCGGACCTGCCGCGGCAGGCGGCGCGCTGGAATGCGCTTTACCGGGTGCTGGAGACCGCCCTGGCAGGGGCCGAGGGCCTCGCACTGCCGCATCGGCCCGGGAAAGAGCAATTCGTCGCCTCGTCCTTCCAGTTCCGCCTGCCCGAGGCGGCCCCGCAGGCGATCGCGGCCTTCGTGGCGCGCTGTGCCGCGCGCGGGGTGGAGCTTAAATGGTTCGGCGCGGCGGAGCCGGTGGGCTTTACCTCGCGCTATGACAGCTGGCGCTACGCCCCGGCCCAGACCCTGCCGCGCACGGACCGTGTCCTTGCGACCCTGCTCGACCTGCGCCTCCCGCTGACCTTCTCGGAGGCCGATTGCGCGCAGATCGCGCGGATCCTGGCCGACGAGGCCCGGCGCCTGCCAGGGGCCATGGCGGCGGAATGA
- a CDS encoding isovaleryl-CoA dehydrogenase, whose product MFMASMKFDLGEEVEALREMVHRWAQERVKPLAAETDRSNAFPNALWPEMGELGLLGITVDEAYGGAGMGYLAHTVAVEEISRASASIGLSYGAHSNLCVNQIKLNGTDAQKEKYLPKLVSGAHVGALAMSEAGAGSDVVGMKLRAEKRNDHYRLNGTKYWITNGPDADTLVVYAKTDPEAGSKGITAFLIEKEMAGFSTSPHFDKLGMRGSNTAELIFEDVEVPFENVLGEEGRGVAVLMSGLDYERVVLSGVNIGIMAGCLDEVMPYMTERRQFGEPIGNFQLMQGKIADMYTAMNSARAYAYEVAKACDRGEVTRQDAAACVLYASEEGMKVAHQAVQAMGGAGFLNDSPVARMFRDAKLMEIGAGTSEIRRMLVGRELMAAMA is encoded by the coding sequence ATGTTCATGGCATCCATGAAGTTCGATCTCGGCGAAGAGGTGGAAGCCCTGCGCGAGATGGTCCATCGCTGGGCGCAGGAGCGGGTGAAGCCGCTCGCCGCCGAGACCGACCGGAGCAATGCGTTTCCCAACGCGCTCTGGCCCGAGATGGGGGAGCTGGGCCTGCTGGGCATCACCGTGGACGAGGCTTATGGCGGGGCCGGGATGGGATACCTGGCCCATACGGTCGCGGTCGAGGAAATCTCCCGCGCGTCGGCCTCCATCGGGCTGAGCTATGGCGCGCATTCGAACCTGTGCGTCAACCAGATCAAGCTGAACGGCACTGACGCGCAGAAGGAGAAATACCTGCCCAAGCTGGTCTCGGGCGCCCATGTGGGGGCGCTGGCCATGTCCGAGGCCGGGGCCGGGTCGGACGTGGTGGGCATGAAGCTGCGCGCCGAGAAGCGCAACGATCACTACCGGCTGAACGGCACGAAATACTGGATCACCAACGGGCCGGATGCCGATACGTTGGTGGTTTATGCCAAGACCGACCCGGAGGCGGGATCGAAGGGAATCACCGCGTTTCTGATCGAAAAGGAGATGGCGGGCTTCTCCACCTCGCCCCATTTCGACAAGCTGGGGATGCGCGGGTCGAACACCGCGGAGCTGATTTTCGAGGATGTGGAGGTGCCCTTCGAGAACGTGCTGGGCGAGGAGGGGCGCGGGGTCGCGGTGTTGATGTCCGGGCTGGATTACGAGCGCGTGGTGCTGTCGGGGGTCAATATCGGGATCATGGCGGGCTGTCTCGACGAGGTCATGCCGTATATGACCGAGCGGCGGCAGTTCGGGGAGCCGATCGGGAATTTCCAGCTGATGCAGGGCAAGATCGCCGACATGTATACCGCGATGAACTCGGCGCGGGCCTATGCCTACGAGGTCGCCAAGGCCTGCGACCGGGGCGAGGTGACGCGCCAGGACGCGGCGGCCTGTGTGCTCTATGCCTCCGAGGAGGGGATGAAGGTCGCCCATCAGGCGGTGCAGGCCATGGGCGGGGCGGGGTTTCTCAACGACAGCCCCGTGGCGCGGATGTTCCGGGACGCCAAGCTGATGGAGATCGGCGCGGGCACGTCGGAGATCCGGCGCATGCTGGTCGGGCGCGAATTGATGGCGGCCATGGCATGA
- a CDS encoding OmpW/AlkL family protein — protein sequence MKTHLLTTAAALVLTSAAPALAQSAGDWTFGVGIINVNPDSDNGSVVDGTLDVEVGSDTQLSLTAEYFFTDNIGLEILAATPFTHDIDVGDGAVTGETKHLPPTVSVNYHFTQFSGFKPYVGVGINYTNFFEEKSSAGTLELDDSWGLAAQIGVDIPVTERGALRLNARYIDIETDAKLNGADIGTVKIDPVVLNVAYVFTF from the coding sequence ATGAAGACACACCTCCTGACGACCGCCGCCGCGCTCGTGCTCACATCCGCCGCCCCGGCGCTCGCGCAATCGGCCGGCGACTGGACCTTCGGTGTCGGTATCATCAACGTGAACCCGGACTCCGACAATGGCTCGGTCGTAGACGGCACGCTGGACGTGGAGGTCGGGTCCGACACGCAACTGTCGCTGACGGCGGAGTACTTCTTCACCGACAATATCGGCCTCGAAATCCTCGCCGCGACCCCGTTCACCCATGACATCGATGTCGGCGACGGCGCCGTCACCGGCGAAACCAAGCACCTGCCGCCGACCGTCTCGGTGAACTACCACTTCACGCAGTTCAGCGGGTTCAAGCCCTATGTGGGCGTCGGCATCAACTACACCAACTTCTTCGAAGAGAAGTCTTCCGCCGGCACGCTGGAGCTGGACGACAGCTGGGGTCTCGCTGCGCAGATCGGTGTGGACATCCCCGTGACCGAGCGCGGCGCGCTGCGCCTCAACGCCCGCTACATCGACATCGAAACCGATGCCAAACTGAACGGGGCGGATATCGGCACGGTCAAGATCGACCCGGTCGTTCTGAACGTGGCTTACGTCTTCACCTTCTGA
- a CDS encoding carboxyl transferase domain-containing protein, which yields MKLNTNWVAGTSEGAANRAAHLAALAQVSQVAALAAAGGGEAARARHVARGKMLPRDRVANLLDPGSPFLEVGATAGHGLHDGAAPCGGAIAGVGRVHGQDVMVVCNDATVKGGTYYPITVKKHLRAQEIAAECHLPCIYLVDSGGANLPNQDEVFPDRDHFGRIFYNQARMSAAGIPQIAVVMGSCTAGGAYVPAMSDVTIIVKAQGTIFLAGPPLVKAATGEVVSAEDLGGGDVHTRLSGVADALAEDDAHALALARQAVASLNRAAPSSVVWQSPEAPAYDPEELLELVPASLSVPYDIHEVIARIVDGSRFDAFKPRFGETLVTGFAHIEGCPVGIVANNGVLFSEAAQKGAHFVELCSQRKIPLVFLQNITGFMVGRQYENEGIARHGAKMVTAVATTAVPKITMVVGGSFGAGNYGMAGRAYQPRFMWSWPSSRISVMGGAQAAGVLATVKRDAIERKGGSWSAQEEAAFKQPTIEMFEAQSHPLYASARLWDDGIVDPRKSRAVLSLSLRAALNAPIEETRFGVFRM from the coding sequence ATGAAACTGAACACGAATTGGGTTGCGGGTACCTCCGAGGGGGCGGCCAATCGCGCGGCCCATCTCGCTGCACTTGCGCAGGTGTCGCAGGTGGCAGCCCTGGCCGCGGCCGGCGGCGGAGAGGCGGCCCGCGCGCGTCATGTGGCCCGGGGCAAGATGCTGCCGCGGGACCGGGTGGCAAACCTGCTCGACCCCGGATCGCCGTTTCTGGAAGTGGGCGCGACGGCGGGGCACGGGCTCCACGATGGGGCGGCGCCCTGTGGCGGGGCGATTGCCGGGGTGGGCCGCGTGCACGGCCAGGACGTGATGGTCGTGTGCAACGATGCCACGGTGAAGGGCGGCACCTATTATCCGATCACGGTGAAAAAGCACCTGCGCGCCCAGGAGATCGCGGCGGAATGCCATCTGCCCTGCATCTACCTGGTGGATAGCGGGGGCGCCAACCTGCCCAACCAGGACGAGGTTTTCCCCGACCGGGACCATTTCGGGCGGATCTTCTACAATCAGGCGCGGATGTCGGCGGCGGGCATTCCGCAGATCGCCGTGGTGATGGGGTCGTGTACGGCGGGGGGTGCCTATGTGCCCGCGATGTCGGACGTGACGATCATCGTGAAGGCGCAGGGCACGATTTTCCTGGCCGGGCCGCCCCTGGTGAAGGCCGCCACGGGCGAGGTGGTGAGCGCCGAGGATCTGGGCGGGGGCGATGTGCACACCCGCCTGTCGGGCGTGGCCGATGCGCTGGCCGAGGATGACGCCCATGCGCTGGCGCTGGCGCGGCAGGCGGTGGCGTCGCTGAACCGGGCGGCACCTTCTTCGGTGGTGTGGCAGAGCCCGGAGGCCCCGGCTTACGATCCTGAGGAATTACTTGAGCTTGTGCCTGCAAGCCTCTCCGTTCCCTACGATATTCACGAGGTGATCGCGCGGATCGTGGATGGCTCGCGCTTCGATGCGTTCAAGCCGCGCTTCGGCGAGACGCTGGTGACCGGGTTCGCCCATATCGAGGGCTGCCCGGTGGGGATCGTCGCCAATAACGGGGTGCTGTTTTCCGAAGCCGCCCAGAAGGGCGCGCATTTCGTGGAACTGTGCAGCCAGCGCAAGATCCCGCTGGTCTTCCTGCAGAATATCACCGGGTTCATGGTCGGGCGGCAGTACGAGAACGAAGGCATCGCGCGCCACGGGGCCAAGATGGTAACGGCGGTGGCGACGACCGCGGTGCCGAAGATCACCATGGTCGTGGGCGGCTCCTTCGGGGCGGGGAATTATGGCATGGCGGGAAGAGCTTATCAGCCGCGCTTCATGTGGTCCTGGCCGAGCTCGCGGATCTCGGTCATGGGCGGGGCGCAGGCGGCGGGGGTGTTGGCGACGGTGAAGCGCGACGCCATCGAGCGCAAGGGCGGCAGCTGGTCGGCGCAAGAGGAGGCCGCGTTCAAGCAGCCCACCATCGAGATGTTCGAGGCGCAATCGCATCCGCTCTATGCCTCGGCGCGGCTGTGGGATGACGGGATCGTGGACCCGCGCAAGTCGCGCGCGGTGCTGTCGCTGTCGTTGCGCGCGGCGCTGAATGCGCCCATCGAGGAGACGCGCTTCGGCGTGTTCCGGATGTGA
- a CDS encoding biotin carboxylase N-terminal domain-containing protein: MFERILIANRGEIACRVIDTCRRLGVQTVAVHSDVDAGARHVAMADMAVNLGGAAPRDSYLRGEAIIAAARATGAEAIHPGYGFLSENPDFVEAVAAAGLVFIGPSAAAIRAMGLKDAAKALMAEAGVPVVPGYQGADQDPARLAAEAEAIGYPVLIKAVAGGGGKGMRRVEGPEGFAGALEAARAEARGAFGNDHVLLEKYVATPRHIELQVFGDGARAVHLFERDCSLQRRHQKVIEEAPAPGMTPEMRAAMGAAAVRAAEAIGYAGAGTVEFIVDASDGLRPDRFWFMEMNTRLQVEHPVTEAVTGVDLVAWQLRVASGEPLPARQEDLSLRGHAFEARLYAEDVPKGFLPATGRLTHLAFPADARIETGVRAGDEISPWYDPMIAKLVVHGPTRQSALRKLDRVLAGCEVAGSVTNLAFLRALARHGGFFAGEVDTGLIDREVETLSPAPVPCSRARALAALGAAGLHEGGPDGAGFTLWAPLVQAQGLRFGEAEIEARIETRGAGSFRVGIGEATHEITRRGGAWWVDGAPTPARIVVHAAGVSVFWGNNYHFTAPDPLHRAGAAGPGAGHVEAPMPGLVKAVFVAPGDTVAQGARLAILEAMKMEHTLTAGRDGVVSEVLVAEGAQVSAGAPLILLAPDETPNERTDESPEEAAE; the protein is encoded by the coding sequence GTGTTTGAGCGTATCCTGATCGCGAACCGGGGCGAGATCGCCTGCCGCGTCATCGACACCTGTCGGCGGCTCGGGGTGCAGACCGTGGCGGTGCATTCCGACGTGGATGCCGGGGCGCGGCATGTGGCCATGGCGGATATGGCGGTGAACCTCGGCGGGGCCGCGCCGCGTGACAGCTACCTGCGGGGGGAGGCGATCATCGCCGCGGCCAGGGCGACCGGGGCGGAGGCGATCCATCCCGGTTACGGCTTTCTGTCGGAGAACCCGGATTTCGTGGAGGCCGTGGCGGCGGCCGGGCTGGTCTTCATCGGGCCTTCGGCGGCGGCGATCCGGGCGATGGGCCTGAAGGATGCCGCCAAGGCGCTGATGGCGGAGGCGGGCGTGCCGGTTGTGCCCGGCTACCAGGGGGCGGATCAGGACCCCGCGCGCCTGGCGGCGGAGGCCGAGGCGATCGGTTATCCGGTGCTGATCAAGGCCGTGGCGGGCGGCGGCGGCAAGGGCATGCGCCGGGTCGAGGGGCCGGAGGGGTTCGCCGGTGCGCTGGAGGCGGCCCGGGCCGAGGCGCGCGGTGCGTTTGGCAATGACCATGTGCTGTTGGAGAAATACGTGGCGACGCCGCGCCATATCGAGCTGCAGGTGTTCGGGGATGGTGCGCGGGCGGTGCATCTCTTCGAGCGGGACTGTTCGCTCCAGCGGCGTCACCAGAAGGTGATCGAGGAAGCGCCAGCCCCCGGCATGACGCCGGAGATGCGCGCGGCCATGGGGGCGGCGGCGGTGCGGGCGGCGGAGGCCATCGGCTATGCCGGGGCGGGCACGGTGGAGTTCATCGTGGACGCCAGCGACGGGCTGCGCCCGGATCGGTTCTGGTTCATGGAGATGAACACGCGCCTGCAGGTGGAGCATCCGGTGACCGAGGCGGTGACCGGCGTCGACCTGGTGGCGTGGCAATTGCGCGTGGCGTCGGGGGAGCCTTTGCCCGCGCGGCAAGAGGATCTGTCCTTGCGGGGGCACGCCTTCGAGGCGCGGCTTTATGCGGAGGACGTGCCCAAGGGCTTTCTGCCTGCGACCGGGCGGCTCACCCATCTGGCCTTTCCGGCGGATGCGCGGATCGAAACCGGGGTGCGCGCGGGCGACGAGATCAGCCCGTGGTACGATCCGATGATCGCCAAGCTGGTGGTCCATGGCCCGACGCGGCAAAGCGCCTTGCGCAAGCTCGACCGGGTGCTGGCGGGGTGCGAGGTGGCCGGGTCGGTGACGAACCTCGCCTTTCTGCGGGCGTTGGCGCGGCATGGCGGGTTTTTTGCGGGCGAGGTGGATACCGGCCTGATCGACCGGGAGGTCGAGACCCTGTCGCCCGCGCCGGTGCCGTGCAGCCGGGCGCGCGCGCTGGCGGCGCTCGGGGCGGCGGGGCTCCATGAAGGGGGGCCGGACGGGGCGGGGTTCACGCTATGGGCGCCGCTGGTGCAGGCGCAGGGGCTGCGGTTCGGCGAGGCGGAGATCGAGGCCCGGATCGAGACACGCGGGGCCGGCAGTTTCCGGGTGGGCATCGGGGAGGCGACCCACGAGATCACCCGGCGCGGCGGGGCCTGGTGGGTGGACGGCGCACCGACACCGGCGCGGATCGTCGTCCATGCCGCGGGCGTCAGCGTGTTCTGGGGCAACAATTACCACTTCACCGCGCCCGACCCGCTGCACCGGGCCGGGGCGGCGGGACCGGGGGCGGGCCATGTGGAGGCGCCGATGCCGGGGCTGGTGAAGGCGGTGTTCGTCGCCCCCGGCGATACCGTGGCGCAGGGCGCGCGGCTCGCGATCCTGGAGGCGATGAAGATGGAGCATACGCTGACGGCGGGCCGGGACGGGGTGGTGTCGGAGGTTCTGGTGGCCGAGGGCGCACAGGTCAGCGCCGGAGCGCCGCTGATCCTGCTGGCCCCCGACGAAACCCCAAACGAGCGCACGGATGAGAGCCCGGAGGAGGCCGCCGAATGA
- a CDS encoding glutathione S-transferase family protein: MIRLHHCPQTRSMRTLWLIQELGLDAEIRIYPFDKTLRSPEFLALSPAGRVPALEIDGEVMVETGAITEYLCERFSPDGLGRSPGSMERMDWLVLVHFAETLSAHVAALTQQHVMLYDDAMRSPILTRLEARRLEKCYAALEARLTKGFAARTLLESGFSAADVSVGQAVYMGRHFAALEPYPALADWYARMAERPAFQASLPEPGTGIYDRDFYAPLDDRP; the protein is encoded by the coding sequence ATGATCCGCCTGCATCACTGCCCGCAGACCCGGTCCATGCGGACCCTGTGGCTCATCCAGGAGCTGGGGCTGGACGCCGAAATCCGGATCTATCCCTTCGACAAGACCTTGCGCAGCCCGGAATTCCTGGCCCTGTCGCCCGCGGGCCGGGTGCCCGCCCTGGAGATCGACGGCGAGGTCATGGTCGAGACCGGCGCCATCACCGAGTACCTGTGCGAGCGGTTCTCGCCCGACGGGCTGGGCCGCAGCCCCGGCAGCATGGAGCGGATGGACTGGCTGGTCCTGGTGCATTTCGCCGAGACGCTCAGCGCCCATGTGGCGGCCCTGACCCAGCAGCATGTGATGCTCTACGACGACGCCATGCGCTCCCCGATCCTGACCCGGCTGGAGGCGCGGCGGCTGGAGAAATGCTATGCCGCGCTGGAGGCCAGGCTGACCAAGGGGTTCGCGGCGCGCACACTTCTGGAAAGCGGGTTTTCGGCGGCGGATGTCAGCGTCGGGCAGGCGGTCTACATGGGGCGGCATTTCGCGGCGCTGGAGCCGTATCCGGCGCTGGCGGACTGGTATGCGCGCATGGCCGAGCGGCCCGCGTTCCAGGCCTCGCTGCCGGAGCCGGGAACGGGCATCTATGACCGCGACTTCTATGCGCCGCTGGATGACCGGCCATGA
- a CDS encoding hydroxymethylglutaryl-CoA lyase, which translates to MSHAVEIVEVGPRDGLQNEPGVIATARKVALVDTLSRVGFRRIEVASFVSPKWVPQMADSAEVLAGIARAPGVRYGALAPNLRGFEAALAAQADEVAIFGAASEGFSQANLNCSIDESFARFAPICAAAAEAALPVRGYVSCVTECPYDGPTPPEAVARVAARLRALGCYEVSLGETLGRATPRAVARMLEAVLAELPAAELAGHFHDTAGRALANIDAALDAGLRVFDASAGGLGGCPYAPGAAGNVATEAVAAHLAAAGYETGLDRDALDRAAQMARALRRKERA; encoded by the coding sequence ATGAGCCATGCGGTCGAGATCGTCGAGGTCGGCCCGCGCGACGGTTTGCAGAACGAGCCGGGGGTGATCGCGACCGCGCGGAAGGTCGCCCTGGTCGATACGCTGAGCCGCGTCGGCTTCCGGCGGATCGAGGTGGCGAGCTTCGTCAGCCCGAAATGGGTGCCGCAGATGGCCGATAGCGCCGAGGTGCTGGCCGGGATCGCCCGCGCGCCGGGGGTGCGGTACGGCGCGCTGGCGCCGAACCTGCGCGGGTTCGAGGCGGCCCTGGCCGCGCAGGCCGACGAGGTGGCGATCTTCGGGGCGGCGAGCGAGGGGTTCTCGCAGGCCAATCTGAACTGTTCGATCGACGAGAGCTTTGCGCGGTTCGCGCCGATCTGCGCGGCGGCGGCGGAGGCCGCGCTGCCGGTGCGGGGGTATGTTTCCTGCGTGACGGAGTGCCCCTATGACGGCCCGACCCCGCCCGAGGCGGTCGCGCGGGTGGCCGCGCGCCTGCGGGCGCTGGGATGCTACGAGGTCTCGCTGGGCGAGACGCTGGGGCGCGCGACCCCTCGGGCGGTGGCGCGGATGCTGGAGGCCGTGCTGGCGGAGCTGCCCGCGGCGGAGCTGGCCGGGCATTTCCACGACACCGCCGGGCGGGCCCTGGCCAATATCGATGCCGCACTCGACGCGGGGCTGCGGGTCTTCGATGCCTCCGCCGGGGGGCTGGGGGGCTGTCCCTATGCGCCCGGAGCGGCGGGCAACGTGGCGACCGAGGCCGTGGCGGCGCATCTCGCGGCGGCCGGTTACGAGACCGGGCTCGATCGCGACGCGCTGGACCGGGCGGCGCAGATGGCGCGGGCCCTGCGCCGAAAGGAGCGCGCATGA
- a CDS encoding crotonase/enoyl-CoA hydratase family protein, with the protein MTRFETLEVARDGRGVVTVTLARPDKHNAMNAAMIAELHGLARSLAADAAVRVVVLTGAGRSFCAGGDLGWMRAQMAADPDTRSREARSLAQMLGAWNTLPKPVIGRIQGQAFGGGVGLMAVCDVAVGVQDARFGLTETRLGLIPATIGPYVVARMGQACARRVFMSARLFDGAEAVRLGLLARAVPEAELDAAVEAEVAPYLAVAPGAVAAAKALTLELGGTVTEAQIDATVAALRERWESDEAAEGIAAFFDKRKARWAS; encoded by the coding sequence ATGACGAGATTCGAGACACTTGAGGTTGCGCGGGACGGGCGCGGGGTCGTGACGGTCACCCTGGCGCGCCCGGACAAGCACAACGCCATGAATGCCGCGATGATCGCCGAGTTGCACGGTCTCGCCCGGAGCCTTGCCGCGGATGCGGCGGTCCGGGTGGTGGTGCTGACCGGGGCGGGCCGGAGTTTCTGCGCCGGTGGCGATCTGGGCTGGATGCGCGCGCAGATGGCGGCGGACCCTGACACCCGGTCGCGGGAGGCGCGCAGCCTGGCGCAGATGCTGGGCGCGTGGAACACGCTGCCCAAGCCGGTGATCGGGCGTATCCAGGGGCAGGCCTTCGGCGGGGGTGTCGGGCTGATGGCCGTCTGCGACGTGGCGGTGGGGGTGCAGGACGCCCGGTTCGGGTTGACCGAGACGCGGCTCGGGCTGATCCCGGCGACGATCGGGCCCTATGTTGTAGCGCGCATGGGCCAGGCCTGCGCGCGGCGGGTGTTCATGTCGGCCCGGCTCTTCGATGGGGCCGAGGCGGTCCGGCTGGGCCTTCTGGCGCGGGCGGTGCCGGAGGCGGAGTTGGACGCCGCCGTGGAGGCCGAGGTGGCGCCCTATCTCGCGGTGGCGCCGGGGGCGGTGGCGGCGGCCAAGGCGCTGACGCTGGAGCTGGGCGGCACGGTCACCGAGGCGCAGATCGACGCGACCGTGGCGGCGCTGCGCGAAAGGTGGGAAAGCGACGAGGCGGCCGAGGGGATCGCCGCCTTCTTCGACAAGCGCAAAGCGCGATGGGCATCCTGA
- a CDS encoding glycine zipper 2TM domain-containing protein, translating into MTLSRSFVLGLVVIGAGAVAGCSDNQTINAATGALAGAAVGNQIGSGSGRTAATLLGAAAGAQVGASQPASR; encoded by the coding sequence ATGACCCTATCTCGCAGTTTCGTTTTGGGCCTCGTCGTGATCGGCGCCGGGGCCGTCGCCGGTTGCAGTGACAACCAGACCATCAATGCAGCCACCGGCGCGCTCGCCGGGGCGGCAGTGGGCAACCAGATCGGCAGTGGCAGCGGCCGTACCGCCGCCACCTTGCTTGGCGCCGCCGCCGGGGCGCAGGTGGGCGCCAGCCAGCCCGCGAGCCGCTAG
- a CDS encoding VPLPA-CTERM sorting domain-containing protein: protein MIKRFFHAALCTAPLLAALPASAATVFEANPLGPGGFDITATAPSSIAPASITYLDTVFGGAALVISGKESFSGVLASGRDMVSLSFEVYEPNTPQLLEGCNAVCEDSTFTLALFDDGTEVFSASFSPTDNTEQLVEFSGLPGVVFDTFTITETVGGIDNEFFANFEAGLAPIPLPAPALLLLAGLGGLGMLRRKRSAPAQS from the coding sequence ATGATCAAACGCTTTTTTCACGCTGCGCTCTGCACTGCCCCATTGCTCGCGGCCCTTCCCGCCTCCGCCGCCACCGTGTTCGAGGCAAACCCCCTTGGGCCCGGCGGTTTCGACATTACGGCGACCGCGCCCTCTTCGATCGCACCTGCGTCGATCACCTATCTCGACACGGTGTTCGGCGGGGCGGCCCTCGTCATCAGCGGGAAAGAGAGCTTCTCCGGCGTGCTCGCCTCCGGCCGCGACATGGTCTCTCTGAGCTTCGAGGTCTATGAACCGAATACGCCGCAACTGCTCGAGGGCTGTAATGCGGTCTGCGAGGACAGCACCTTCACCCTGGCGCTGTTCGACGATGGCACGGAGGTGTTCTCGGCCAGTTTCAGCCCCACGGACAATACCGAACAACTGGTGGAATTCTCCGGACTGCCCGGCGTGGTTTTCGATACCTTCACGATCACCGAAACCGTCGGCGGCATCGACAACGAGTTCTTCGCAAATTTCGAAGCCGGTCTCGCGCCGATCCCCCTGCCCGCGCCGGCGCTGCTGTTGCTGGCGGGGCTCGGCGGGCTGGGGATGCTGCGCCGGAAGCGCTCGGCCCCGGCGCAGTCCTGA